From the genome of Saccopteryx bilineata isolate mSacBil1 chromosome 6, mSacBil1_pri_phased_curated, whole genome shotgun sequence, one region includes:
- the BANF2 gene encoding barrier-to-autointegration factor-like protein, whose product MDHMSPRLRAFLSEPIGEKDVIWVDGISHELAANLTTKGFNKAYMLLGQFLLMHKNEVEFQRWLMCCCGAMECEAQESSNCLKEWCACFL is encoded by the exons ATGGATCACATGTCTCCCAGGTTGAGAGCTTTCCTCTCTGAGCCCATCGGAGAAAAGGATGTTATCTGGGTAGATGGGATCAGCCATGAACTTGCGGCCAATTTGACCACCAAAGGTTTCAACAAG GCCTACATGCTGCTGGGACAGTTCCTTCTGATGCACAAGAACGAAGTGGAGTTTCAGAGGTGGCTCATGTGTTGCTGCGGCGCCATGGAGTGCGAGGCCCAGGAGAGCTCCAACTGCCTGAAGGAGTGGTGCGCCTGCTTCCTGTGA